The Alteripontixanthobacter sp. genome has a window encoding:
- a CDS encoding urea carboxylase-associated family protein, producing the protein MSDTSRIAPRSGVAIELAAGERLRVIDPEGCQVSDMLAFSRSDVGEVISNGRTFDYEETIALTTGNTLWSNRSNPMLKIVDDTVGRHDFLLTPCSEDTFKHFYPDKPVHRGCFGNLAAALAPYGIVPDAIPVAFNIFMNVPVDGASGRLSVDPPTSKAGDAILFEAQMDLIVGVTACSAYASNGGSFRPIDYRIEN; encoded by the coding sequence ATGAGCGATACGTCCCGCATAGCGCCGCGCAGCGGTGTCGCCATCGAACTGGCGGCGGGCGAGCGGCTGCGCGTGATCGACCCGGAAGGGTGCCAGGTGTCGGATATGCTGGCGTTCTCGCGCAGCGATGTCGGCGAAGTTATTTCCAATGGGCGGACGTTCGATTACGAGGAAACGATCGCGCTGACGACGGGCAATACGCTGTGGTCGAACCGATCGAACCCAATGCTGAAAATTGTCGATGACACGGTGGGCAGGCACGATTTCCTGCTGACGCCTTGCAGCGAAGATACGTTCAAGCATTTCTATCCGGACAAGCCGGTCCACCGCGGCTGCTTCGGTAATCTGGCCGCCGCGCTGGCGCCCTATGGTATCGTGCCGGACGCCATTCCGGTGGCCTTCAATATCTTTATGAACGTCCCGGTCGATGGGGCGAGCGGCAGGCTGTCGGTGGATCCGCCGACCAGCAAGGCCGGCGATGCGATCCTGTTCGAAGCACAGATGGACCTGATCGTGGGCGTGACAGCCTGCAGCGCCTACGCATCGAATGGCGGCAGCTTCCGGCCGATCGATTACCGTATAGAAAACTGA
- a CDS encoding DNA polymerase Y family protein encodes MSLAGGSNAAPDRPLAFVQKQKGAMRLTAVDPQAAALGLAVGSTLADAQAMLPDLVVQDHDPVADEELLDTIADGCVRYTPMVALDPPGGIMLDIGASAHLAGGEIPLARNIRQWLGERGMDVRIACASTAQAARALARFSAGNAADNADEACAVRNLPVAALELPPEHDLGLRRAGLKTIGDVAGRPRGAIAARFGAATVFALELLIGQTEKPLSPRPLPAPRVVMRRFAEPIASKAYALKVLHELLEEVAEGLARDNLGGRCFAVSFHRVDGAVQHLRVETGLPTRDTQAVARLFDERMDVLSDPLDPGFGFDSIRLAVPRSDPLEPEQVGLEKGDGAHRNRGNVGEFLDRLAIRLGRNRVLRFRPNDTHIPERGQIAMAAANMGAGAQWLRAEPGEPPIRPLQLFDPPQRITVIAQIPDGPPRRFRWRRKSRDVVRHEGPERIAAEWWRGNDDGGADPLGRGQLSRDYYRIEDTQGRRYWVFRHGLYGRETVDPDWYLHGLFA; translated from the coding sequence TTGAGCCTGGCCGGCGGATCAAACGCCGCGCCTGACAGGCCGCTGGCCTTTGTTCAAAAACAGAAGGGCGCGATGCGTTTGACGGCGGTCGATCCGCAGGCCGCCGCGCTCGGCCTGGCAGTCGGCAGCACGTTGGCCGATGCGCAGGCGATGCTGCCCGATCTGGTGGTGCAGGATCACGATCCCGTGGCGGATGAAGAGCTGCTCGACACAATCGCCGATGGCTGCGTACGCTACACACCGATGGTCGCGCTCGATCCGCCGGGCGGGATAATGCTTGATATCGGTGCCAGCGCACATCTTGCTGGCGGTGAAATCCCGCTCGCCCGCAATATCCGCCAATGGCTGGGCGAAAGGGGCATGGATGTGCGAATCGCGTGCGCCTCCACCGCGCAGGCGGCGCGGGCACTGGCGCGATTTTCCGCCGGTAATGCGGCCGATAATGCGGACGAGGCATGCGCCGTCCGCAACCTGCCGGTCGCCGCGCTGGAGCTTCCTCCCGAACACGATCTGGGCCTGCGCCGCGCCGGGCTGAAGACCATCGGCGATGTCGCGGGCCGGCCGCGCGGAGCGATTGCCGCCCGGTTCGGCGCGGCGACCGTTTTCGCGCTGGAACTGCTGATCGGCCAGACCGAAAAGCCGCTCAGTCCGCGTCCTTTGCCGGCCCCGCGCGTGGTCATGCGCCGCTTCGCCGAACCGATAGCGAGCAAGGCCTACGCGCTCAAAGTGCTGCACGAGCTGCTGGAGGAAGTGGCCGAGGGGCTCGCCCGCGACAATCTCGGCGGGCGCTGTTTTGCGGTATCCTTCCACCGGGTCGATGGCGCGGTGCAGCATTTGCGCGTGGAAACCGGCCTGCCGACGCGCGACACGCAGGCGGTCGCGCGGCTGTTCGATGAACGGATGGACGTGCTCAGCGATCCGCTCGATCCCGGCTTCGGCTTCGACAGTATCCGGCTTGCCGTACCACGCAGCGATCCGCTCGAACCCGAACAAGTGGGCCTGGAAAAAGGAGACGGCGCGCACCGGAACAGGGGCAATGTCGGCGAATTTCTCGATCGGCTGGCCATCCGGCTGGGGCGCAACCGCGTGCTGCGTTTTCGCCCCAACGATACGCATATTCCCGAACGCGGCCAGATCGCCATGGCAGCCGCCAATATGGGTGCGGGGGCACAGTGGCTGCGCGCGGAGCCGGGGGAGCCGCCCATCCGCCCGCTGCAATTGTTCGATCCGCCGCAGCGCATCACGGTTATCGCGCAGATACCCGACGGGCCGCCCCGGCGGTTCCGCTGGCGGCGCAAATCGCGCGATGTGGTGCGCCATGAAGGGCCGGAACGGATCGCAGCGGAATGGTGGCGCGGGAATGATGATGGTGGCGCCGATCCGTTGGGGCGCGGCCAGCTGTCGCGCGATTATTACCGTATCGAGGATACGCAAGGCCGCCGTTATTGGGTGTTCCGCCACGGCCTGTATGGCCGCGAAACGGTGGATCCCGATTGGTATCTGCACGGGCTGTTCGCGTAA
- a CDS encoding MaoC family dehydratase: protein MRDSVVEVEPGRFREVQGRYFEDFTVGHIYEHRPGRTITDADNVWFTLLTMNTHPTHFDYEYAKHTEFKKPLVVSTLTVALMTGMSVSDMSAKAVANLGWDEVRMTSPLFVGDTLYCESEVLEKRDSSSRPQQGIVTFKTVGKNQNGDVVGHYKRTVLVWKRGHGQTDI from the coding sequence ATGCGAGACAGTGTGGTGGAAGTGGAACCGGGCCGGTTCCGCGAGGTGCAAGGACGCTATTTCGAGGATTTTACCGTCGGCCATATCTACGAACACCGACCGGGCCGCACCATCACCGATGCCGACAATGTATGGTTCACCCTGCTCACCATGAACACCCATCCGACCCATTTCGATTACGAATATGCCAAGCATACCGAATTCAAGAAGCCGCTGGTGGTCAGCACGCTGACCGTGGCATTGATGACCGGAATGAGCGTTTCGGACATGAGCGCCAAGGCGGTCGCCAATCTGGGCTGGGACGAAGTGCGCATGACCAGCCCGCTATTCGTAGGCGACACGCTGTATTGTGAAAGCGAAGTGCTGGAAAAGCGCGACAGCAGCAGCAGGCCGCAGCAGGGCATCGTCACTTTCAAGACGGTCGGCAAGAACCAGAACGGCGATGTGGTCGGCCATTACAAGCGCACCGTGCTCGTCTGGAAACGCGGCCACGGCCAGACCGATATCTGA
- a CDS encoding acyl-CoA dehydrogenase family protein: MATAQDTSNRQVRTIDPEEERAFMDSIDRWLEREVIPVIQHHDHGDIWPEKLVAQMSEMGLFGATIGQEYGGLGLPASTYADIVARISSHWMAITGIFNSHLIMAAAIERFGTAQQKARWLPQLASGEIRGGLALTEPNAGTDLQAIRSVARKQDDGSYVLNGTKTWISNAIHADCFALLVKTDPDAEPRYKGMSLFIADKREGFAHGKKFKKLGYNAIDSAELIMEDYRVPADQLIGGEEGQGFFQATGGLELGRINVAARGVGLAEGSLRLATHYAQQRETMGKPIAQHQAIQLKIGEMATRARAARLLTFDAAKTYDKGERCHMEAGMAKYFASEAAFQNSEEAMRIFGGYSYSKEYDIERFYRDAMFLCIGEGTNEMQRMIIAKQHLQNNPA, encoded by the coding sequence ATGGCAACCGCCCAGGATACCAGTAACCGGCAGGTGAGGACGATCGACCCAGAAGAAGAGCGCGCCTTCATGGATTCGATCGACCGCTGGCTGGAACGGGAGGTCATTCCAGTGATCCAGCACCACGATCACGGCGATATCTGGCCGGAGAAACTGGTCGCGCAAATGTCCGAGATGGGCCTGTTCGGCGCCACTATCGGGCAGGAATATGGCGGGCTGGGCCTGCCGGCGAGCACCTATGCCGATATCGTGGCGCGCATTTCCAGCCATTGGATGGCGATCACCGGCATATTCAACTCGCATCTGATCATGGCCGCCGCGATCGAGCGGTTCGGGACCGCGCAACAAAAGGCCAGATGGCTGCCGCAACTGGCCAGCGGCGAAATTCGCGGCGGACTTGCTTTGACCGAGCCGAATGCAGGTACTGACCTGCAGGCGATCCGCTCGGTCGCCAGAAAGCAGGACGATGGCAGCTATGTCCTCAATGGCACCAAGACGTGGATTTCCAACGCCATTCACGCCGATTGCTTTGCGCTGCTGGTCAAGACCGACCCGGATGCCGAGCCGCGCTACAAGGGGATGAGCCTGTTCATCGCCGACAAGCGCGAGGGATTTGCGCATGGCAAGAAGTTCAAGAAGCTGGGCTATAACGCGATCGATTCCGCCGAATTGATCATGGAAGATTACCGCGTCCCGGCAGACCAGCTGATCGGCGGCGAGGAAGGGCAGGGGTTCTTCCAGGCGACCGGCGGGCTGGAACTGGGGCGGATCAATGTCGCGGCGCGCGGCGTGGGCCTGGCCGAAGGCAGCTTGCGCCTGGCCACGCACTATGCCCAGCAGCGCGAGACGATGGGTAAGCCGATTGCGCAGCATCAGGCCATCCAGCTGAAAATCGGCGAAATGGCGACGCGCGCGCGTGCCGCCCGGCTGCTCACTTTCGACGCGGCAAAAACTTATGACAAGGGCGAACGCTGTCATATGGAAGCGGGCATGGCGAAATATTTCGCCAGCGAGGCCGCGTTCCAGAACAGCGAGGAAGCGATGCGAATTTTCGGCGGCTATTCCTATTCCAAGGAATACGACATCGAACGCTTTTACCGCGACGCGATGTTCCTCTGCATCGGCGAAGGCACCAATGAAATGCAGCGCATGATCATTGCCAAGCAGCATTTGCAGAACAACCCGGCATGA
- a CDS encoding glycosyltransferase, translating into MKIAVVGHIRHPIAEPFMGGMESHCHQLVTALAQRGHEVVLFAAAGCDLPQARAICAQPYEHVLPWSEWCGTDRLAAYQHAAFEFAWQEIVGGAFDIVHNNSLFTPLMDWAAADGHPMVTSQHVPPFGAMRDTVSSHARCDWQHFTVTSHHQLSLWDDCNSAPFSVVHNGIDTRQWPTVPARGERLVWFGRITQTKGLREAVQAARLAEAALDIVGTIENEAYFDEAVQPWLGDRIRYLGHMSGPQLRRQIAGAVAAVVTPLWDEPFGLVAAEAMSCGVPVIAFDRGAMREILGPCGLLVPPGDVPALAAAMGQAAGLDGSACRQRIEQKFSVDRMLDGYEACYRAAIAGVQPAFSSSPPSSNSSTVAELA; encoded by the coding sequence ATGAAAATCGCAGTGGTGGGACATATCCGCCACCCAATCGCAGAGCCGTTCATGGGCGGCATGGAATCGCATTGCCATCAGCTCGTGACAGCGCTGGCGCAGCGCGGGCACGAAGTGGTGCTGTTTGCCGCCGCCGGCTGCGACCTACCGCAGGCGCGCGCGATCTGTGCGCAGCCTTACGAACACGTCCTACCGTGGTCAGAATGGTGCGGGACCGACCGGCTTGCCGCCTATCAGCACGCGGCGTTCGAGTTTGCGTGGCAGGAAATCGTCGGCGGCGCATTCGATATCGTGCACAACAACTCGCTCTTCACGCCCTTGATGGACTGGGCGGCAGCTGACGGCCATCCGATGGTAACATCGCAGCACGTTCCGCCATTTGGGGCGATGCGCGACACGGTGTCGAGCCATGCGCGCTGCGACTGGCAGCACTTCACGGTCACATCGCATCACCAGCTCAGCCTGTGGGATGACTGCAATTCGGCCCCGTTCTCGGTTGTTCACAATGGCATCGACACGCGCCAATGGCCGACTGTCCCGGCAAGGGGAGAGCGATTGGTGTGGTTCGGCCGGATCACGCAGACCAAGGGATTGCGCGAGGCGGTTCAGGCGGCTCGCCTGGCCGAGGCCGCGCTGGATATCGTCGGGACGATCGAGAACGAAGCTTATTTCGACGAAGCGGTGCAGCCATGGCTTGGCGACCGGATCCGCTATTTGGGACATATGTCCGGCCCGCAATTACGCCGGCAGATTGCCGGGGCTGTCGCAGCGGTTGTTACGCCATTATGGGACGAGCCTTTCGGCCTGGTGGCGGCGGAGGCGATGAGTTGCGGCGTGCCGGTTATCGCATTCGATCGCGGTGCCATGCGCGAAATCCTTGGCCCATGCGGCCTGCTCGTGCCGCCCGGCGATGTACCCGCATTGGCCGCGGCGATGGGACAGGCAGCCGGCCTGGATGGCAGCGCCTGCCGCCAGCGGATCGAGCAGAAATTCTCGGTCGATCGGATGTTGGATGGGTACGAGGCGTGCTACCGCGCGGCCATTGCCGGGGTTCAGCCTGCGTTTTCCAGCTCGCCCCCTTCGAGCAATTCAAGCACCGTGGCGGAGCTGGCATAG
- a CDS encoding error-prone DNA polymerase: protein MAGFAELVAATNFSFLRGASHPSDMVARAIELGMAGIGIADSNSVSGVVRAHVALRHALEELPDEDRARFPFRLVVGARLCFTDDTPDIVAYPTTRHGWGRLTRLLTAGNLRAEKGDCLLQLSDLLSYCEDLLLIALAEREDEAALRRLSAAAPGRVWLGLTMPYNGRDHRRLAHLAALAERVGVPLLATNDALYAAPHDRQLHDVITCIRQGRTIANAGKLLAANAERHLKPPEEMARLFRGYPQAVAASADILARIEFTLDDLRYEYPHEPVPEGWQPQEWLEHLVHEAARERWPDGVPDRAREMMEEEFTLIRNENYAFYFLTVHDIVKFARSQDPPILCQGRGSAANSIVCYLLKVTSVDPVEHNLLFSRFMSSERKEPPDIDVDFEHERREEVMQYIYRRYGRERAGIAATVIHYRPRSAVREVGKALGLSEDITSRMVSTVWGSHSGFMKDARIEESGFSLANPEILRLKLLVDALLQFPRHLSQHVGGYVLTQGRLDEIVPIHNGAMKDRTFIEWDKDDIDALGLMKVDVLALGMLTCIRKSFALMRQHGLGDFELDTIQHEDRATYEMLQKGDSIGVFQVESRAQINMLPRLKPREFYDLVIQVAIVRPGPIEGDMVHPYLDRRAGRQVVRLPSPAPPHDPDELRSVLGKTLGVPLFQEQAMKLAIVAANFTPEDANRLRRAMATFRNFGGIDKFEEKMVEGMVGRGYERDFAERCYQQIQGFGSYGFPESHALSFARLVYVSSWIKCHHPAAFTCALLNSQPMGFYAPAQLVRDLREHGGEVRGADINASDWDSTLERLDDGGFALRIGLRQIDGFREEWALRLMTARGAGRFPSMEELARRADLPRRALRLLADGDACNSIGQDRRQALWDVQRMPKGELPLFAAAKQRELREEADAALPEMPLAEQVVADYQTTRLSLKGHPMAFLRERLAAEGVLSCAEADAAKNGAKASVAGVVLTRQRPGKGNAIFISIEDETGIVNAVLWASYLDRLRRPLMASRMIVIEGTIQRSRENIVHLMATNIIDRTADLDLLSDVHNADPALLRSDKLANPPHPSSHHHPRDVRILPKSRDFH from the coding sequence ATGGCAGGCTTTGCGGAACTCGTCGCGGCGACCAATTTTTCGTTCCTGCGCGGTGCCTCCCACCCATCCGATATGGTTGCGCGGGCAATCGAGCTGGGCATGGCAGGCATCGGTATCGCCGATAGCAACAGCGTAAGCGGGGTGGTGCGCGCGCATGTGGCGCTGCGCCACGCGCTCGAGGAGCTGCCGGATGAGGATCGGGCACGTTTCCCCTTCCGCCTGGTGGTGGGCGCGCGGCTATGCTTCACCGACGATACGCCGGATATCGTCGCCTATCCCACGACGCGCCATGGCTGGGGCCGGCTGACGCGTCTGCTGACGGCGGGCAATCTGCGCGCCGAGAAAGGCGATTGCCTGCTGCAGCTAAGCGATCTGCTGTCCTACTGCGAAGACCTGCTGTTGATCGCGCTGGCCGAGCGGGAGGACGAAGCCGCGTTGCGCCGCCTTTCCGCCGCCGCGCCGGGGCGGGTGTGGCTGGGCCTGACCATGCCCTATAATGGGCGCGATCATCGCCGCCTGGCGCATCTGGCTGCGCTGGCGGAGCGGGTGGGGGTTCCGCTGCTGGCAACCAACGATGCGCTTTATGCCGCGCCGCACGATCGGCAATTGCACGATGTTATCACCTGCATCCGGCAAGGCCGCACCATCGCCAATGCAGGCAAGCTGCTCGCCGCCAATGCAGAGCGTCATTTGAAGCCGCCGGAGGAAATGGCGCGATTGTTCCGCGGCTATCCGCAGGCGGTGGCTGCCAGTGCGGATATATTGGCCAGAATCGAATTTACGCTGGACGATCTGCGCTACGAATATCCGCACGAGCCGGTGCCCGAAGGGTGGCAGCCGCAGGAATGGCTGGAACACCTCGTCCACGAAGCCGCGCGCGAACGTTGGCCCGATGGCGTGCCGGACCGCGCGCGCGAAATGATGGAAGAGGAATTTACGCTGATTCGTAACGAGAATTACGCGTTCTACTTCCTGACCGTCCACGATATCGTGAAATTCGCGCGCAGCCAGGATCCGCCGATCCTGTGCCAGGGGCGCGGCTCGGCGGCCAATTCCATCGTCTGCTATTTGCTGAAAGTGACCTCGGTCGATCCGGTCGAGCACAATCTGCTGTTCTCCCGCTTCATGTCGAGCGAGCGCAAGGAGCCGCCCGATATCGATGTCGACTTCGAACATGAGCGGCGTGAAGAGGTGATGCAGTATATCTATCGCCGCTATGGCCGCGAGCGCGCCGGCATCGCCGCCACCGTCATCCATTACCGCCCGCGCAGCGCGGTGCGCGAAGTGGGCAAGGCGCTGGGACTGTCGGAAGATATTACCAGCCGGATGGTGAGCACCGTATGGGGCAGCCATTCGGGTTTCATGAAAGATGCGCGGATAGAGGAATCGGGCTTCAGCCTGGCCAACCCGGAAATCCTGCGGCTGAAATTGCTGGTCGATGCGCTGCTGCAATTCCCGCGGCATCTCTCGCAGCATGTCGGCGGCTATGTCCTCACCCAGGGGCGCCTGGACGAAATCGTGCCGATCCATAATGGCGCGATGAAGGACCGCACTTTCATCGAATGGGACAAGGACGATATCGATGCGCTGGGCCTGATGAAGGTGGATGTGCTGGCGCTGGGCATGTTGACCTGCATCCGCAAGAGCTTCGCCCTGATGCGGCAGCACGGGCTCGGCGATTTCGAGCTCGACACGATCCAGCATGAAGACCGTGCGACCTACGAAATGCTGCAGAAGGGCGACAGTATCGGCGTATTCCAGGTCGAAAGCCGCGCGCAGATCAACATGTTGCCGCGCCTCAAGCCGCGCGAGTTCTACGACCTGGTAATCCAGGTTGCGATCGTACGGCCCGGCCCGATCGAGGGGGATATGGTGCACCCCTATCTCGACCGGCGGGCCGGCCGGCAGGTGGTTCGCCTGCCATCGCCCGCCCCGCCGCACGATCCCGATGAATTGCGCAGCGTGCTGGGCAAGACGCTGGGTGTGCCGCTGTTCCAGGAACAGGCGATGAAACTGGCGATCGTGGCGGCCAATTTCACGCCCGAGGATGCCAATCGCCTGCGCCGCGCGATGGCGACGTTCCGCAATTTCGGGGGAATCGACAAGTTCGAGGAAAAAATGGTCGAAGGCATGGTCGGCCGGGGTTACGAGCGCGATTTCGCCGAACGGTGTTACCAGCAGATCCAAGGTTTCGGCAGCTATGGCTTTCCCGAAAGCCACGCGCTGTCCTTCGCCCGGCTGGTCTACGTGTCGAGCTGGATCAAATGCCACCACCCCGCCGCCTTCACCTGCGCGCTGCTGAATTCTCAGCCGATGGGGTTCTATGCCCCGGCGCAGCTGGTGCGGGACTTGCGCGAACATGGCGGGGAAGTGCGCGGTGCCGATATCAATGCGAGCGATTGGGACAGCACGCTGGAGCGGCTGGATGATGGCGGCTTCGCCCTGCGCATCGGCCTGCGTCAGATCGACGGGTTCCGCGAGGAATGGGCACTGCGGCTGATGACGGCGCGCGGCGCAGGGCGGTTCCCCTCGATGGAAGAGCTTGCCCGCCGGGCCGATCTGCCGCGTCGGGCACTGCGCCTGCTGGCCGACGGTGATGCCTGCAATTCCATCGGGCAGGACCGGCGGCAGGCCTTGTGGGATGTGCAGCGCATGCCGAAAGGCGAATTGCCGCTATTCGCCGCAGCGAAACAGCGCGAATTGCGCGAGGAAGCCGATGCCGCGCTGCCCGAAATGCCGCTGGCCGAGCAGGTGGTGGCCGATTATCAGACCACTCGCCTGTCGCTCAAAGGTCACCCGATGGCATTCCTGCGCGAAAGGCTGGCGGCAGAAGGCGTGCTCAGCTGCGCCGAGGCCGATGCGGCAAAAAATGGCGCGAAGGCAAGCGTGGCGGGCGTGGTCCTCACGCGCCAGCGCCCGGGCAAGGGCAATGCCATTTTCATCAGTATCGAGGATGAAACAGGCATCGTGAACGCGGTTCTGTGGGCTAGCTACCTTGACCGGCTGCGCCGACCGCTCATGGCATCGCGCATGATAGTGATCGAAGGCACGATACAGCGTAGCCGCGAAAATATCGTCCATCTGATGGCGACGAATATCATCGATCGCACGGCCGATCTGGACCTCCTGTCGGATGTCCATAATGCCGATCCTGCATTGCTGCGCAGCGACAAGCTGGCCAATCCGCCGCATCCCAGCAGCCACCATCATCCGCGCGATGTGCGTATCCTGCCCAAGTCCCGCGATTTTCATTAG
- a CDS encoding galactosyltransferase-related protein, producing the protein MNISVCTLAFGRAKHLANLVRGLALSTKLPGELVIAVMQPERYQLPDAPFPIRQIVLGTQGIPLAEARNRAAQEALGDKLIFLDVDCIPHPNLVADYADRMDGRAGVFMGEVGYLPSGTTDNGIDFQAFERVAVKHSERAGPPTDPLAPCRDYRCFWSLNFALSRADFSASGGFDESFVGYGGEDTDFGRTLASLDIPIWWVRGAKAYHQYHPHHMPPVHHLDSVLANTHRFIEKWAEPTMQHWLRAFELMGLAERRGEGWVKLREPEEGDLALTRQQADQPYASSATVLELLEGGELENAG; encoded by the coding sequence ATGAATATCTCGGTCTGCACATTGGCCTTCGGGCGCGCCAAGCATCTGGCAAACCTCGTGCGCGGGCTGGCGCTAAGCACTAAACTGCCGGGTGAACTGGTGATCGCCGTCATGCAGCCCGAACGATATCAATTGCCCGATGCGCCCTTCCCCATCCGCCAGATCGTGCTGGGGACGCAGGGAATACCTCTTGCCGAAGCGCGCAACCGCGCAGCGCAAGAAGCGCTGGGTGACAAGCTTATATTTCTCGATGTTGATTGTATCCCCCACCCGAACCTGGTCGCCGACTATGCCGACCGGATGGATGGGCGAGCGGGTGTGTTCATGGGCGAGGTCGGCTATCTCCCCTCTGGCACAACCGACAATGGCATCGATTTTCAAGCGTTCGAGCGCGTCGCCGTGAAGCATAGCGAGCGCGCCGGTCCGCCAACCGATCCGCTAGCCCCTTGCCGTGATTATCGCTGCTTCTGGTCGCTCAATTTCGCCCTTTCGAGGGCCGATTTTTCCGCGAGCGGGGGCTTCGATGAAAGTTTCGTCGGCTATGGCGGGGAAGACACCGATTTCGGGCGCACGCTCGCCAGCCTGGATATACCAATCTGGTGGGTGCGCGGGGCGAAAGCTTACCACCAATATCATCCGCACCACATGCCGCCCGTCCACCATCTCGACAGCGTGCTCGCCAACACGCATCGCTTCATCGAGAAATGGGCCGAGCCCACGATGCAGCATTGGCTGCGCGCTTTCGAGCTGATGGGGCTTGCCGAACGACGCGGGGAGGGCTGGGTGAAGCTGCGCGAACCGGAAGAAGGCGATCTTGCGCTCACCCGGCAGCAGGCAGACCAGCCCTATGCCAGCTCCGCCACGGTGCTTGAATTGCTCGAAGGGGGCGAGCTGGAAAACGCAGGCTGA
- a CDS encoding Crp/Fnr family transcriptional regulator: MSIKEYPMTGRFLQGRLRHAITEREQALLESLIVGTDELQGESLLLKRGDFCDFSTMLIEGHMLRTVHEDGERCVVGYQVPGDFVDLHAFALKRLDHDLMIIGTAKVGYVPHERLRKVLEEDPHLARIFWFSTLLDAAIHREWIMKSQQLRAMGRLAHLFAELWYRLRMVGLGKSTGFQTPLNQIHLGQICGMSTVHVNRTLRDLREGGVVEFRRGRITILDGEQLKQLGKFEPSYLYGEGGLQVGSALNLGAGEAQPAG, encoded by the coding sequence ATGAGCATTAAAGAATATCCGATGACTGGGCGCTTCCTCCAGGGGCGGCTGCGCCATGCCATTACGGAGCGGGAACAGGCGCTGTTGGAAAGCCTGATCGTCGGGACAGACGAACTCCAAGGCGAGTCCTTGTTGCTGAAACGCGGCGATTTTTGCGATTTTTCGACCATGCTCATCGAAGGGCACATGCTGCGCACCGTGCATGAGGATGGGGAACGCTGCGTCGTCGGTTACCAGGTCCCGGGCGATTTCGTCGATCTGCATGCTTTTGCGCTGAAGCGGCTGGACCACGATCTGATGATAATCGGCACAGCGAAAGTCGGCTATGTGCCGCATGAAAGGCTGCGCAAGGTGCTGGAGGAAGATCCCCATCTGGCGCGGATTTTCTGGTTCTCCACCCTGCTGGACGCGGCGATCCACCGCGAATGGATTATGAAGAGCCAGCAGCTGCGCGCGATGGGCCGCCTGGCGCATCTGTTTGCCGAATTGTGGTACCGGCTGCGGATGGTCGGGCTGGGCAAGAGCACCGGGTTCCAGACCCCGCTCAACCAGATACATCTGGGTCAGATCTGCGGGATGTCGACCGTCCATGTGAACCGCACGTTGCGTGATTTGCGCGAAGGCGGCGTGGTCGAATTTCGCCGGGGGCGGATCACCATCCTCGATGGCGAGCAACTCAAGCAGCTGGGCAAGTTCGAGCCGAGCTACCTTTATGGCGAGGGCGGTTTGCAGGTCGGCAGTGCGCTGAACCTGGGCGCGGGGGAAGCGCAGCCGGCCGGATAG
- the gntA gene encoding guanitoxin biosynthesis heme-dependent pre-guanitoxin N-hydroxylase GntA — protein MLDTYQKHDERLSGAFREHVEANEFPCVGAKAAMARGTLKTMVCHDIASAWDDLRIHKALLDWSQEYARAPGIFRSLAVIFAHSRPLTEERFEELMWERLQSLADKDEWLGQSYDDAVSADPSDPHFGLSFGGEAYFVVGMHPGASRPARQFESPVMVFNLHDQFEKLRADQKYERMREAILQRDKALAGDINPMLARHGETSEAAQYSGRIVGDAWQCPFKDKRA, from the coding sequence ATGCTGGATACTTACCAAAAACACGATGAACGGCTGTCGGGCGCGTTTCGTGAACATGTCGAAGCGAATGAATTTCCCTGCGTCGGGGCAAAGGCGGCAATGGCGCGCGGTACGCTGAAGACCATGGTCTGTCACGATATTGCCAGCGCGTGGGACGATTTGCGGATTCACAAGGCCCTGCTCGACTGGTCGCAGGAATATGCGCGCGCGCCAGGAATATTCCGATCGCTGGCGGTGATCTTTGCACATAGCCGCCCGCTGACGGAAGAGCGGTTCGAGGAGCTGATGTGGGAGCGGCTCCAGTCGCTGGCGGATAAGGACGAATGGCTCGGGCAGAGTTATGACGATGCTGTCAGCGCCGATCCATCCGATCCGCATTTCGGCCTCAGCTTTGGCGGGGAGGCATATTTCGTGGTCGGTATGCATCCGGGTGCCTCGCGCCCGGCGCGGCAGTTCGAATCTCCGGTGATGGTGTTCAATCTGCACGACCAGTTCGAGAAACTCCGCGCAGACCAGAAATACGAACGCATGCGGGAGGCGATCTTGCAGCGCGACAAGGCGCTGGCCGGAGATATCAATCCGATGCTGGCCCGTCACGGCGAGACGAGCGAGGCAGCCCAATATAGCGGCCGCATCGTGGGCGATGCATGGCAATGTCCGTTCAAGGACAAGCGCGCATGA